DNA sequence from the Eubacterium sp. 1001713B170207_170306_E7 genome:
AAAGGGATCGACGATCAGCTGTACCTCGGCCTTTCCCCAGAAATAACCGTCGCCCGAGGGCTTAAAGCGCCGGTGCTCCAGGCTCAGCTCATTGGTGCCCTGGCGGTGCTGCTCCAGCAGCCGTGTCCGGTTAAAAAAACGCAGGTACTTTTTACGGTCCTCGGGAATGATGAAGTGCTCGGCAGTAAACCGTGTGAGGGCCTCCAGGCTTTTATGGCAGTCGGGCGGAATGCTGTCCCGGGTCTGGCCCTCAAAGGTTTCCAGCACGTCGGCGGTCAGGTTAAACTCGTAGTAGGCGATGCTGTCCTGGCGCATGCGCTGGTATTTTTTAGCCCAGCGCTCATAGGCCACCTCCCGCTCCCGCAGCTCGGTGCTGTCGTAAAAGGAGATGATGGCCGTGATGGGCTCGCCGGAGCTGCCGTAAACCAGAGAGTAGTCGGCGTTGAACCAGGTGTAGCCCTCTTTGCCCGGAATACGCATCCTGACAGAGGTGCTGCCCTTGGGCTGGCCGTCTAACATGCGTTTATAAAACTGGCGGTAGTCCTCCACGCTTTCACGCGCCAGCAGGCCGCTGCGGATGACGCTTTCCGGCACATCCCGGGTCACCGGGGTCTGCCCCAGCACCGCGGCAGCCTCCGGGTTCTTGATCATGGTCCGGGTTCTCAGGTCATAGCGGCCGATGTATTTATCCGCCAGGCTCAGGGCGATGCGGTTTTCTTCCTCGCTGATGCGCAGGGCCTCCTCGGCGGCCTTGCGGTCCGTGATGTCAAAAACCGCGCCGAACAGGGTGTTGTCCTCGGGGTTGTACTGGCAGCGCACCAGCACCCAGATGCTGCGGTTTTCCACGGTGCGGCCGCGGTTTTCGAGCTCGAAGTCGTAATTGCCCAGGGCGATGTGGGTGGTGATCTCCTGATGAACCCGCCCGAAGTCCCGGGGCTCGATGATGCGTTCACAGCTGACCAGCCCGGCGGCCTGGGCGCTCTCGCGGGTGTAGCCGTAGGTTTTGTAAAAAAAGGCGTTGGCGTAGAGCAGAGTGAGGGACGCGTCCACCAGAATTTTGAACACGCCGCAGGGAACCTTGTCGGCGTAGCTCATGGTGTCCTGCTTCAGGTAGCGTATGTCTATGAAATGGCACAGGCAGGCCGAATCCCCGGCCAGCTGGCAGGAAGCGCGGACCCAGAAGGGCGCGCCGCCCAGGGGTGTGAGCCGGAGCGCCGTGTTGCGGGTTTGACCCGGGGCCAGCGCGGACAGCAGCGCCTGAAAGCCGGAAAGGTCCTCCGGAGCGATGCAGGGCTGAAAGCTGCCGGGCAGGGCGGAAAGCCCCAGCGCCGCCAGAAGGCTGGGGTTCAGGTAGCGGGGCGTGAGGGACCCGTCCGGATAAAAGCAGGCGATGCCATCGGAGAGGCACTCAGGTGTGCCGGCAGACGGATTGCTTTGAAAATGGGGGGAATGGGCAGCCATGCGTGCATCTCCTTTACTGAATAAGATTAGCTCTATTTTATCATGAATCTGTTTGGGATACAATGCGCGGGGCAGCCGCTGAAAAGTAATATTCCGACAGAATCCGTAAAAAAGATCAATCTGCGGTGGATTGGCCTGATCTTTGCGAATAACGATATATAAGGAAGGGAACCCTGCCCAACCACAAAACGATCCCCGGACCGGCGGGCCTGGGAATCGTTTTTTTGCGGAAAATCAGGTTTTCGGGACAGCGCCGGGTCTTTTTTTATGCGCGTACATGCGGGCATCAGCCGCGGCGAAAAGGGCGTCCGGGCTGTCAAAGCCGGCGCTCTCGGCCAGGCCATAGCTCACCGACATGGCAAAGGGATAGCCGGACGAACGGCTCAGGTCCCCCAGCGTCTGGTTGACGCGCTGCAGGCGGCCGCTGACAGCCGGGATGGAGCTCCCGGAGAAGATGATCATGAACTCATCGCCCCCGTAGCGGAACAGGGTATCGCGGCCCTTCCGGCAGACGCCGCGCAGGGTCTGCACCACGGTGAGCAGGTAGAGGTCGCCGGTGTCGTGCCCGTGGTGGTCGTTGACGGACTTCAGGCCGTCCAGATCCAGAAAGCACAGGCAGAAGGGTAAAGCCTCCGAGTACAGGGCCTCGAGGGTCTCCTGGGCCTTCTGCCGGTTCAGGCAGCCTGTGAGCGGATCGGAGGCGGCAATGCGGTTGAGCTGCTGTTCCTCCTGCTTTTTCAGGCGCAGCTCTTTGATAACCTGGCGGTTGAGGGCCCGGTAGCGGTTCAGCCGGCTGATGCGGGCCGCGTAGCGCATGGCCAGATACAGGCCCAGCAGGGCGAAAACCCCGGATTTCAGGCCCCACAGCTTGAGCACCAGCCGGTTGTCCGGCAGGGAGAAGATGAGCAGGTTGAGCACCAGGTACAGATAGATGGCCACGCCCAGCCGGATCAGAAAGTTCTTCTGGCCCGGGTCCTTAAAGAGCATCCGGATACCCTCGCTGCGGTGGCCCACCCGGTGGGCCAGGTAGAAGAAAAGGCCTGAGAACAGAAAGCCGAGGCCGACCGGGTAACGCTTCAGGTTGTCGATGTCCTGGCTGGCGTTTGAGAAAACCGTGAGGTGCAGGCCCGTCAGAGCGGCGACCAGGCAGCGGAACGAGAGGTTGAGCGCCAGGCCGATGATCATGCTGATCAGGGCCAGGATCACGCCGTCCCGCAGCGGGCAGCGGAACAGCCAGAGCAGCTCAATGAGCACAAAAACCGCGTAGAGCAGCCAGTTGGCCATCAGGTCCAGCATGAGCACAGAGCAGGCGAAAAACAGGCTGTAGTTCAGGAAAAAGCACAGGACAATCCAGCCTCTCTTCAGCCTTTTTTCAAATACGGTTTCCGCGTAGCGGAACAGCTGCCAGTTCTGATAAAAATAGATGACGCCAATGGCGAGTGTAGGCAGCAGCACGTTATTCATGATCATCCTCCCTCTGGCGGTGCCGGGCCGCCTTGTCGGCATACATGGCCTGGTCGGCGGCGCGGATGAGCTCCCGGGCACTCTGGTTTCCGCCGCTCCGGGCCTCGGACACGCCAAAGCTGAAGGAGACACCGAAACGGCCGCGGTGTCCGGCCTCGATGCGCCCGCGGATGGACTGCACGCGCTTTTGAGCGTCCGCTCCGGTGCAGTCCGGCCACAGCGACAGGAACTCATCGCCGCCGATACGGCCCAGGAGGTCTGATTCGCGCAGCTCGGCCTGGAAAAGGGCAGCGAAGTCTTTAAGGTATTGGTCGCCGGCCAGGTGGCCGCAGGCGTCGTTGATCTGCTTCAGGTGGTCCAGGTCCAGGTAGACCAGGGCAAAGGGCTCGTCCTGCCGCAGCAGCAGCTCCAGGTAATCCATGGTGTAGAGCCTGGTATAGGCGCCGGTGAGCGGATCGTGGTAGGCAGTGTCCCGCAGGGTCTGGGTGCGGGTCTCCTGCCGGAGACGGCTGGATTCCAGCCGGGCGTAGGCTGCCTCCAGGTAGCCCTGGCGCCGGATGGTGCCCAGCTGAGTCAGGAAAAAGCCCAGCATGAGCAGGAGCAGCAGGCTGCTCCCGATCAAAAACAGCGGGATGGTAAGCACTGGCAGCTCATAGCGGCAGGCGATGCTGTCAATCATGACAAAGGCCACAGCCAGAAAGGTGAAGGCCGTGAACAGCCGGGTTTCCTCGGAGGGGTCGTCCTGCTGGTAAAAGCCGTAGTAGTCCGGCCTGCGGAACACCAGCCACTCGGTCGCCAGGCTGAGGAGCAGCAGCAGGTCCAGACTGGCAGCGCGCAGCGCGGGCGAATGCAGCACCGCGGGCACGTTGACGCCGGCGGCCAGGGCGAACAGGCCCAGGAGCACCAGACAGACCGAAAAATGAACCAGAAAATCCATGTTGACAAACAGCCAGTTAAGCCGTCCCGAGCCCGGAAACCGGGAAATGCGGATAAACTTCAGGCCGTAGAGCAGCGCCCCGAACAGCGGCAGGGGCAGCCCGAAAATGGCCATGCCGATGTAGAGAAAGGCTCCGCAGGCCAGATAGCACACGCTGCGGATGCCCACCGCCGGAGCGCCTGGGGGTAAGGAGCCCAGAACGCCCAGATCGTTTAAGGCGATGAGCGCGTACAGCAGGATCGTGATGATCAGCAGGGACAGCACAAGGGGGTCAAGCATAAGTCAGCTCCTTTACCTGAATAAAAGCAACGGGAAAGCCTTACAGCGTTTCCCTGCCAAAGGTCAGCTTCTCAAATTCCGGGATGGGCACCGGACGGGAGAACACGTAGCCCTGGAGCATATCGCACCGGGATTCCTTTAAAAATTCGGCCTGGTCCGGGGTTTCCACACCCTCTGCCACCGTGGACATGGAGAGCTTTTCAGCCAGGTCGATCACCGAGGTCACCACGTCCCGCTCCCTGGGGTTATCGGCGTTCTGCGAGGTGAAGAACGCCCGGTCCAGCTTGAGCGTGTCCATCTGCAGGTCCTTGAGCAGGTTGAGGGAGGAGTAGCCGCTGCCGAAGTCGTCCATGGAGCAGCGGTAGCCCCGCCGGTGGATCTGGTCGATGACCTGAAAGAGCACGTCCGGGCTGGTGAAAACCAGGGTTTCGGTCAGCTCGATCTCCAGCAGCTCGGGCGGCACCCCGTACTTTTTCCGGATGGCCTCATAGGCGTCGAGGAAGTCGGCGTGGGCCAGGTGCGCCCGGGACATGTTCACCGAGACGGGCACCGGGGTCAGTCCCCTGTCCAGCCAGCGCCGCAGCAGGATACAGACCTGCTCGAACACGTACAGGTCCACCTCCACGATAAAGCGGTTCTTCTCAAAGAAAGGGATAAACTCGTCGGGCGGGATCAGCCCCCGCTCGGGGTCCAGCCAGCGCACCAGCGCCTCGGCCCCGGAGATTTTGTCGTCCTTTAAGGACAGCTTGGGCTGCAGGTAGACCACGAACTCGCCGTTTTTTAAGGCATCCTGCATGCGGTTTTCCATGTCCTTTTCGCGCATGAGCTTCAGGCGGTCCAGGTCCGAGTAGAACTGGCAGGCGAACAGGCGGCTGTCGCCCGCGTCCTTCACGTTTTTCAGCGCCACGTTGGCCCGGTCCAGCTGCTGTGTGAGCGGCAGGGACGGGTCCAGCACCGGGTAGATGCCAAAGGCCATAGAGAGGAAATACTTCCGCTCCAGGCCCTCGTTAAAGCGGTTGATCTCCCGCGCGAACAGCTCCAGCCGGTTGATGATTCTGGGCTTGTCCGCGTTGTGCAGCAGCAGGCAGAAATTGTCCGCCGCGGAGCGCGTCACGTATTCGTCCTCCCGCAGGCCGCGGGCGAGCACCTCGTAAATGTAGCGCAGGGTCTGGTCGCCCATCTCGATACCGAAGAGGTCGTTGATGAGCTTGAACTTGCGGATATCCATGGAGACCAGCACATAAGCCCCCGGGGCGCCCTCAAGGATGGCGCCGCCCGCGTCCATGTCAAACTTGGAGCGGTTGGGGCCCCTGGTCAGCGGGTCCACAAAGGCCAGCTCCAGCAGCTTTTTATTGCTGCGGTCCAGGGCCTGCTGCTGCTCCACATAGTCCGTCATATCCGTCATGACCGTGTAGGCCACCGGAAAGCCGCTGATGACCTCGTCGGTGAAAACACCCACCAGCTTGACCCACATGAGCCGGCCGCTTTTGTGGTGCATGCGGGCCAGCACCTCGTAGCTGGTGTGGCCCGCGTCGATGGCCTTCATGACCTCCTTCAGGATGGCCTCCCAGTCCTCGGGGTTTCGCTGAAAATAGGTGTCCGGCTGGTTGTGAAACAAGGCCTCATACTCATCTTTGGGATAGCCGATGAGCTCGTAGTAGTAGGGATTCGCGCTGATGAGCGTAAAGTGTTCATCCAGCAGATGCCGGCTCACGCTGACCCTCAGAGCGCTCATAAGCATGTTGTACTCGTTGTCGGGCGGGATATCGTAATGTTCAAGAACCTGCTTGTTATCTGACATTTTGAACTTCCTTTTCTTTGTTTTTTAAATGTTAGTAATTATTCCTATTTTACCACTGTTTTAAAGTGAAAGCAATGAGAAAACCATATATGACAAAGGAAAGAATAAAAAAATTACATTAAAAATGGATTTTTATTTTCAAAGGAGTTAAAATAGAAGTGAGAGGAGGGATTTATCATTGCAAAATTCGTAAACCGCTATTATCAGGAGGTCCTTGTGGAGGCCGGGGAGGGCATCATCCACGCCATGCCAAAGGTGCCCGGCCACGCCAACCGCTGGCGGCTGCACGGCTACTGGATGGAGCACGGGACCATGCCCCAGGTGATCCGCTGCAGACCCGAGGAGCCGCTGCACTGCGAGAACCGCGTGGTCTACAAGACCACTAAAAAGCAGACAAGGCCCAGAACGCAGGTCTGCGGCGCAGCCCTGACCTACAACAGCAGCGAGCTGCGGGGCCCCACCGAGGTGGACGGCGTGCCCACCTTTTTCATGATCGAGGTGCACAGCTGCCCGGACTGCGCCCGGCGCAGACGGGCCGACCCCAGCTTCACCGGGCAGGTGCACCACCGGATCCTGACCGCCGACATGGTCAAGTACCGCTCCCACCTGTCAGGCGTGTATGAGGATATTATTCTGGAGGGTATCGAGCCCGGACGCACTGTGGCCCTGCCCTTCAGCGAGGAGCACGCCTGCCGGCTTAAAAGGCAGTTTAAGACCCTGATCGCCCAGGCGAGAGCGTTCGTGAGCGCCCTGTGCGCCCCGGTGCTGCCGCCTTTTTACAATGTGCCGGCGGGCGTCCGGCGGGACCGGCGCGACAGCGGCCGGGAGCAGCAGGCCCGGAGCGTGGCCTACGCCCAGGCCTTTACCGCCAGGCGGCCGGGTGCGCCGCTGATGAGGGGCTGGTACAGCCGCCTCCTCCAGTTTTTCGCAGATGTCAATGGGGACGGAGCCGCCGTCCCCGGATAAAAAAAACGCGGTTCTCAACGGATTGTTCCTGTTTTCAGCCTCCCGGCTCAGGTACCCTGTAGATACACCCAAGCGGTGAATCTGAAATCTGCAAGGAGGCAATAATATGCAGAAGAAATCAACACCAGAATCGTTGGAAACGTTCTTGACAGGGGGCTTGTTTACTGCGCCCGAAAACCGGGAAATCCCCGCGGCCGAGGCCCTGGCCCTCCGGCTCATCGAGGCCGCCGGCCTCATCACCACCCTGGCCGCGGACGCCCGCTTCGCCAGGGAAGCCCTGGGCAGCTGCGGGGTCTTTCCCGTCAGCGAGATCGCCGCGGATTACGGCTACAGTGCCCGGGCCTTTAACCTTCTGCTCTGCGACCAGGGCATCCAGTATAAGCGGGGCCAGCGCTGGTACCTGTACGGCTGCTACCAGGGCCAGGGCTATACCGCCACCAAAATCACAGCCCGGGAGATCGGCGGGCGGGCCCGGGCCTTCAGCGGCATGCAGTGGACCGTGAAAGGGCGGCGCTTTCTCTACGAGCACCTGCGGGCCCAGGGCATTGAGCCCACCGCGCGGAAAGAGGCGCGGCCATGAACTATCTCACCGAGCACCTGAGCTTTTACGCCTGGCTGAAGCAGAATCCCAGAGGCACCCCGTTCCAGAGCCTCTGGAACTACCTGCTTGTCCGTAATAACAACGCGGCCATCCGGGGCGAGGACGGCGTCATGTACTGGCCTGTGTGGTTCGGGGTGGACAACAGCGACCTGCGCCGCCTGCTGGACGAACAGGACGCCAAACGCATCTGGGAACACCGCCGCAAGCTCATCACCGCAGGGCTCATCGAATACCAGCCCGGTTCCGGGGGCAAAAGCGGCGCTTACGCCCTCATCCCCTTTAACAGGAGCCAGACACGCCTGCAGGTCATTCCCCAGGGCGGCGGCGAAGCCATTACGGTCTGGAACCCGCCGGGAAACAGCCCGGGGACAGCCCTCGGAGCGCTCCTGGAAGCCCAGGCCGAACCGGGCGCAGTGTCTTCTGATTGTAATAATATAAATAATAAATATATAAATATTAAAGAGCCTTACCGGTACGAAGGGGAGCCGCCCGTTCCCTACTTCAACCAGCTGCCCCGTCTCACCACGGAGGAGATGGACCGCCTGAGCGCCATCCATACCGACGAAGCGGCCCTGGTGGAGGCCATGTGGGCGCTTAAGGAGCAGAAAAAGCGGGAGGAGGAGCGCTGATGTGGTACAAAAGAGAGAGCGGCCGTGAGTCCTACAGCTGCCGGGCCCAACTCGTGGTGCAGGAGACCATTTTGGCCGCCAGCCTGGAGGAGGCCGAGCTTCTGTTCGAGGAGCGGCTGGACGCCCTGGAGGATGACCCGGCCCTGCGCGTCCAGGGCATGTGGGTGGAGTGACATGGGCAAGCGCACCGCCAGATGGGCAAGAGCCCACCGCAGCCGCCTGGGCCTCACCCAGCCCCAGCTGGCCGAGGCCGTGGGCGTCAGCCTGAGCACCGTGACCCGGCTGGAGCGGGGCGCCCCGGTGAGGGACTATGTGCTCGAGGATCTGGAAGCCCTGTTTCAGGACGAGCGCCCCGGCGAGACTGGTCAGAATCCGCAGTCCGCCGGGCAGAATCATCACTTCCAGCTGACCATATACCAGGACCTCCTGAGGTGATAAACTGAGAGCATCACAACGAAAGGAGGACAGCCAAATGGCATACGAACAGAACAAGATCAGCCATGACATGAAGATCATCTTCAACTACGGTGAGGTGGGCGGCAGCATCAAGAAAAAGACCAAGACCTACTCCGGCCTCAATATGGACGAGACCGTCGCCACCAGCGAGGCCATCACCCGCACCGGCAAGGCCATCGGCAAGCTCTGCACACCCATCGTGAACGACATCCAGAGCTTTATGGGCTACGACAACAGCGAATCGGCCTAGAGCCCTACGGCAAAATCTGAAAGAAAGGAGAAATGAATATGGAAACCACCACAACCACCAAAGCGCTGGACCTGGAGTTTGAGCTGGAAAGCGGCAAGAGCTTTACCGTCACCTGTCCCGACTATCTGGACGACCTGACCAGAGAGCAGGTCGAGGCCCAGGCCGCCGAGATCATCGCCGCCGGGGCCTTTGCCCCAGAAGGCTCCAACCTCGTCCGCTTCAAGAGCTTTGAGTACATTGACAAGACCACCCGGAAAACCGAAATCGACGCGTAAAAGACGCAGAAAGGCAGAATGCCATGAAAACCGTGAAAACCGTCAAAAGAAGAACCGTTCTGCTGCTCCTGGCAGTCCTGACCGCCGCCGGTATGCTCTACTTTACCCTGGCGCTCAGCTGGGCGCCCGCGCGGCAGAACCCGCCGCCCACCCAGACCGGGGAAGCCCCGCTCCCAGAAACCCCGTCCGAGCCCCCAGCACCGGAGCCGCCCGAGCCCAGCGCCCCGCCCGGGCCCCCGGCCCCGGAAAACCCCGGGCCATCCGGGCAGCCAGAAAGCGGACAGCTTGAGCCGCTGCCCATCATGCTGAGCGCCCACTTCGCCCGGGATGAGTACCGCTGCGACTGCGCAGGCTATTGTGACGGCTTCCCGGCCGAGCCCGAGCCCGAGCTCGTCCAGCGGGTCGAGGCCCTGCGGCAGGCCGTTGGCGCGCCAGTCATCATCACCTCCGGCGTCCGCTGCGGGCCGCGCAACGAGGAGGTGGGCGGCGTGTCCTGGTCCTTTCACAAGCGCGGCGCCGCCGCCGACCTCTACAGCCCCGGCGTACCCGTCGGCACCCTGGCCGCCCTGGCAAAGGACTGCGGCCTGAACATCCTGCCCTACTACAGCAGCGGGTACGTGCATGTGGAGATATGAGAAAACCCCCGGAAAAGCGCCGGGGGTTTTTTAACTGGCCAGGTGTCACACCCGTGTCAACCTTTTCCCGTGAAACTTAGAATATACGATTGTTTTAACTTTGAGCGTTATTTATAATAAGAGTAAAAAACCAAATAAGGAGCTTGCAATTATGAGACAATACTTTAAGCGTTTGGCGAAGAAAATGATGACGCTTGCGTTTGCCCTGTTATTCACCATTGGTACAATGCCGGCAGCCCTCGCCGAGAGCGGGGATTCAAAGGATTTAACCAGCCTTCTTACCGATTTACATGTCGATATGAGCCTGAAGCGGGCCGACAGCACCATAGTGCCCATCATAGTGGATAATGAGAAGGACCCGAACTTTAACGAAACCCTGGTTTCCGGCAGTACGGTCCTTTTAGGCATTACCTGGACCCTGGACGAAGCGGATTTTTACGGCCAGGTCAAGGCCGGCGACTATTTCGCCATCGACCTTCCCAGCGATTACTTTACCTTCCAGAACACCACCCTGAGCACGCCGCTTGTCTACAACGGCGAAACCCTGGGCCACTGGGGCGTCCGGGACAATAAGATTCAGTTTATTCTGAGCGATACCGGCGCCCAGAAACGCTATATCAAGGGTTATTTTAACGCGAGCGGCACCCTGAAGGTTACCGAGCCCGGCGATATCGAGATCGAGATCGGCAACGTGACCCTGCCGCCAATTCCGGTGGAGCCCTCCACGCCGCCCACCCCGGACCCGGACGTCGATTTTCCCTTTGAGAACTCCACTGCGCCCGCTCAAAAGCTGATTTCCAAAAACGGCTTTACCTACGCAGGCTCCGAGTCCATTACCTGGAATATCCCGGTCAATTACGACA
Encoded proteins:
- a CDS encoding helix-turn-helix transcriptional regulator — translated: MGKRTARWARAHRSRLGLTQPQLAEAVGVSLSTVTRLERGAPVRDYVLEDLEALFQDERPGETGQNPQSAGQNHHFQLTIYQDLLR
- a CDS encoding GGDEF domain-containing protein → MNNVLLPTLAIGVIYFYQNWQLFRYAETVFEKRLKRGWIVLCFFLNYSLFFACSVLMLDLMANWLLYAVFVLIELLWLFRCPLRDGVILALISMIIGLALNLSFRCLVAALTGLHLTVFSNASQDIDNLKRYPVGLGFLFSGLFFYLAHRVGHRSEGIRMLFKDPGQKNFLIRLGVAIYLYLVLNLLIFSLPDNRLVLKLWGLKSGVFALLGLYLAMRYAARISRLNRYRALNRQVIKELRLKKQEEQQLNRIAASDPLTGCLNRQKAQETLEALYSEALPFCLCFLDLDGLKSVNDHHGHDTGDLYLLTVVQTLRGVCRKGRDTLFRYGGDEFMIIFSGSSIPAVSGRLQRVNQTLGDLSRSSGYPFAMSVSYGLAESAGFDSPDALFAAADARMYAHKKRPGAVPKT
- a CDS encoding D-Ala-D-Ala carboxypeptidase family metallohydrolase; protein product: MKTVKTVKRRTVLLLLAVLTAAGMLYFTLALSWAPARQNPPPTQTGEAPLPETPSEPPAPEPPEPSAPPGPPAPENPGPSGQPESGQLEPLPIMLSAHFARDEYRCDCAGYCDGFPAEPEPELVQRVEALRQAVGAPVIITSGVRCGPRNEEVGGVSWSFHKRGAAADLYSPGVPVGTLAALAKDCGLNILPYYSSGYVHVEI
- a CDS encoding phage antirepressor KilAC domain-containing protein — its product is MQKKSTPESLETFLTGGLFTAPENREIPAAEALALRLIEAAGLITTLAADARFAREALGSCGVFPVSEIAADYGYSARAFNLLLCDQGIQYKRGQRWYLYGCYQGQGYTATKITAREIGGRARAFSGMQWTVKGRRFLYEHLRAQGIEPTARKEARP
- a CDS encoding DUF2922 domain-containing protein is translated as METTTTTKALDLEFELESGKSFTVTCPDYLDDLTREQVEAQAAEIIAAGAFAPEGSNLVRFKSFEYIDKTTRKTEIDA
- a CDS encoding sensor domain-containing diguanylate cyclase — its product is MAAHSPHFQSNPSAGTPECLSDGIACFYPDGSLTPRYLNPSLLAALGLSALPGSFQPCIAPEDLSGFQALLSALAPGQTRNTALRLTPLGGAPFWVRASCQLAGDSACLCHFIDIRYLKQDTMSYADKVPCGVFKILVDASLTLLYANAFFYKTYGYTRESAQAAGLVSCERIIEPRDFGRVHQEITTHIALGNYDFELENRGRTVENRSIWVLVRCQYNPEDNTLFGAVFDITDRKAAEEALRISEEENRIALSLADKYIGRYDLRTRTMIKNPEAAAVLGQTPVTRDVPESVIRSGLLARESVEDYRQFYKRMLDGQPKGSTSVRMRIPGKEGYTWFNADYSLVYGSSGEPITAIISFYDSTELREREVAYERWAKKYQRMRQDSIAYYEFNLTADVLETFEGQTRDSIPPDCHKSLEALTRFTAEHFIIPEDRKKYLRFFNRTRLLEQHRQGTNELSLEHRRFKPSGDGYFWGKAEVQLIVDPFEGTIRLFALIQDIDSAKRRALELRKLSQTDPLTGLYNRAAMIKRLSRVLRRGTAASHALIILDIDHFKELNDTCGHRFGDTVLQQVAQALSETLRSNDFSGRLGGDEFMIFMRGLSDPAIIQERLNIFRERIRGLHGPGLELTVSMGVAFFPVHGQSFQTLYEKADSALYEAKHRGRDGMVFCT
- a CDS encoding GGDEF domain-containing protein translates to MLDPLVLSLLIITILLYALIALNDLGVLGSLPPGAPAVGIRSVCYLACGAFLYIGMAIFGLPLPLFGALLYGLKFIRISRFPGSGRLNWLFVNMDFLVHFSVCLVLLGLFALAAGVNVPAVLHSPALRAASLDLLLLLSLATEWLVFRRPDYYGFYQQDDPSEETRLFTAFTFLAVAFVMIDSIACRYELPVLTIPLFLIGSSLLLLLMLGFFLTQLGTIRRQGYLEAAYARLESSRLRQETRTQTLRDTAYHDPLTGAYTRLYTMDYLELLLRQDEPFALVYLDLDHLKQINDACGHLAGDQYLKDFAALFQAELRESDLLGRIGGDEFLSLWPDCTGADAQKRVQSIRGRIEAGHRGRFGVSFSFGVSEARSGGNQSARELIRAADQAMYADKAARHRQREDDHE
- a CDS encoding EAL domain-containing protein codes for the protein MSDNKQVLEHYDIPPDNEYNMLMSALRVSVSRHLLDEHFTLISANPYYYELIGYPKDEYEALFHNQPDTYFQRNPEDWEAILKEVMKAIDAGHTSYEVLARMHHKSGRLMWVKLVGVFTDEVISGFPVAYTVMTDMTDYVEQQQALDRSNKKLLELAFVDPLTRGPNRSKFDMDAGGAILEGAPGAYVLVSMDIRKFKLINDLFGIEMGDQTLRYIYEVLARGLREDEYVTRSAADNFCLLLHNADKPRIINRLELFAREINRFNEGLERKYFLSMAFGIYPVLDPSLPLTQQLDRANVALKNVKDAGDSRLFACQFYSDLDRLKLMREKDMENRMQDALKNGEFVVYLQPKLSLKDDKISGAEALVRWLDPERGLIPPDEFIPFFEKNRFIVEVDLYVFEQVCILLRRWLDRGLTPVPVSVNMSRAHLAHADFLDAYEAIRKKYGVPPELLEIELTETLVFTSPDVLFQVIDQIHRRGYRCSMDDFGSGYSSLNLLKDLQMDTLKLDRAFFTSQNADNPRERDVVTSVIDLAEKLSMSTVAEGVETPDQAEFLKESRCDMLQGYVFSRPVPIPEFEKLTFGRETL